A part of Tachysurus vachellii isolate PV-2020 chromosome 4, HZAU_Pvac_v1, whole genome shotgun sequence genomic DNA contains:
- the fkbp5 gene encoding peptidyl-prolyl cis-trans isomerase FKBP5 isoform X1 — MFISLFHGATTRSVCLEEMAKFEDVCPTAQSPIALFSSQGIDITPNKDRGVCKIVKRHGTEGEKPMIGDKVHVQYTGKLLNGKKFDSSYDHKEPFVFNVGKGQVIKAWDIGVCSMQKGEVCLLMCKPEYAYGSVGSPPKIPPNSTLLFEVELLSFRGEDLSEDGGIIRRIKVKGEGYNNPNDGATVHVHLEGSCCGRLFDSRDATFVVGESEDIGIPLGVDRAMEKMQKGECCLLYLKPKYGYGKEGKPELEIGPNTELLYEVTLKDFQKAKESWEMVLSEKLEQAVLVKQKGTQYFKTGRYYQAVIQYQRIVTWLEMECGVGKEQQQAIQDLLLVANLNLALCYLRLREYSQAVESCNKVVELDSANEKALYRRGEARLLKNEFSLALVDFRQVLHVNPSNRAARCQIAVCQRKIREHHERDKKIYANMFQRFAEHDAKVNRLKRTKEDYGVLTQNCKPVKRPRRSQDGP, encoded by the exons GGTATGTCTTGAGGAGATGGCGAAATTTGAGGATGTGTGCCCAACTGCACAGTCTCCTATTGCCCTCTTTTCCTCACAGGGAATAGACATCACACCAAACAAAGACCGGGGAGTGTGCAAG ATTGTGAAGCGACATGGTACAGAGGGAGAGAAGCCTATGATTGGGGACAAGGTGCATGTTCAATACACTGGAAAATTGCTTAATGGGAAAAAGTTTGACTCCAGTTATGACCACAAGGAACCTTTTGTCTTCAATGTAGGCAAAG GTCAGGTGATCAAAGCATGGGATATTGGTGTGTGCTCCATGCAGAAAGGAGAAGTGTGTCTGCTGATGTGTAAGCCAGAATATGCCTATGGCTCTGTTGGCAGCCCCCCAAAGATCCCTCCAAATTCTACACTATTGTTTGAG GTAGAGCTGTTGAGCTTTAGAGGTGAGGATCTTTCAGAGGATGGTGGAATCATAAGGAGAATAAAAGTCAAAGGTGAAGGCTACAACAATCCCAATGATGGAGCCACAGTTCATG TGCATTTAGAAGGAAGTTGTTGTGGCCGTTTGTTCGATTCACGGGATGCCACATTTGTGGTGGGAGAATCTGAGGACATAGGTATTCCTCTGGGAGTCGATCGGGCCATGGAAAAGATGCAGAAAGGGGAATGCTGTCTATTATACTTAAAACCCAA ATATGGCTATGGTAAAGAAGGAAAACCAGAATTGGAAATTGGACCAAATACAGAGCTTTTGTATGAAGTGACGCTCAAAGATTTTCAAAAG gCCAAAGAATCCTGGGAAATGGTCTTGAGTGAGAAACTAGAGCAAGCAGTTTTAGTCAAACAGAAAGGAACCCAGTACTTCAAG ACTGGGCGATACTACCAGGCTGTCATTCAGTATCAGCGTATTGTAACATGGCTTGAAATGGAGTGTGGAGTTGGAAAGGAGCAACAGCAGGCCATTCAGGACCTCCTGCTTGTGGCCAATTTAAACCTGGCTCTGTGTTACCTACGCTTGCGTGAATATTCTCAAGCTGTGGAAAGCTGTAACAAG GTGGTAGAGCTAGACTCTGCAAATGAGAAGGCACTGTATCGGCGTGGAGAGGCTCGCCTGTTGAAGAATGAATTCAGTCTGGCCCTTGTGGACTTCCGGCAAGTTCTGCATGTCAATCCCAGCAACCGTGCAGCCCGTTGCCAGATTGCGGTCTGCCAACGCAAGATACGTGAACACCATGAGCGTGATAAAAAGATCTATGCAAACATGTTCCAGAGGTTTgctgaacatgatgccaag GTAAACCGATTAAAAAGGACTAAAGAAGATTATGGAGTGCTTACTCAAAACTGCAAGCCTGTGAAGAGGCCACGAAGGAGTCAGGATGGCCCCTAA
- the fkbp5 gene encoding peptidyl-prolyl cis-trans isomerase FKBP5 isoform X2: MRQTGDKSEILVCLEEMAKFEDVCPTAQSPIALFSSQGIDITPNKDRGVCKIVKRHGTEGEKPMIGDKVHVQYTGKLLNGKKFDSSYDHKEPFVFNVGKGQVIKAWDIGVCSMQKGEVCLLMCKPEYAYGSVGSPPKIPPNSTLLFEVELLSFRGEDLSEDGGIIRRIKVKGEGYNNPNDGATVHVHLEGSCCGRLFDSRDATFVVGESEDIGIPLGVDRAMEKMQKGECCLLYLKPKYGYGKEGKPELEIGPNTELLYEVTLKDFQKAKESWEMVLSEKLEQAVLVKQKGTQYFKTGRYYQAVIQYQRIVTWLEMECGVGKEQQQAIQDLLLVANLNLALCYLRLREYSQAVESCNKVVELDSANEKALYRRGEARLLKNEFSLALVDFRQVLHVNPSNRAARCQIAVCQRKIREHHERDKKIYANMFQRFAEHDAKVNRLKRTKEDYGVLTQNCKPVKRPRRSQDGP, encoded by the exons GGTATGTCTTGAGGAGATGGCGAAATTTGAGGATGTGTGCCCAACTGCACAGTCTCCTATTGCCCTCTTTTCCTCACAGGGAATAGACATCACACCAAACAAAGACCGGGGAGTGTGCAAG ATTGTGAAGCGACATGGTACAGAGGGAGAGAAGCCTATGATTGGGGACAAGGTGCATGTTCAATACACTGGAAAATTGCTTAATGGGAAAAAGTTTGACTCCAGTTATGACCACAAGGAACCTTTTGTCTTCAATGTAGGCAAAG GTCAGGTGATCAAAGCATGGGATATTGGTGTGTGCTCCATGCAGAAAGGAGAAGTGTGTCTGCTGATGTGTAAGCCAGAATATGCCTATGGCTCTGTTGGCAGCCCCCCAAAGATCCCTCCAAATTCTACACTATTGTTTGAG GTAGAGCTGTTGAGCTTTAGAGGTGAGGATCTTTCAGAGGATGGTGGAATCATAAGGAGAATAAAAGTCAAAGGTGAAGGCTACAACAATCCCAATGATGGAGCCACAGTTCATG TGCATTTAGAAGGAAGTTGTTGTGGCCGTTTGTTCGATTCACGGGATGCCACATTTGTGGTGGGAGAATCTGAGGACATAGGTATTCCTCTGGGAGTCGATCGGGCCATGGAAAAGATGCAGAAAGGGGAATGCTGTCTATTATACTTAAAACCCAA ATATGGCTATGGTAAAGAAGGAAAACCAGAATTGGAAATTGGACCAAATACAGAGCTTTTGTATGAAGTGACGCTCAAAGATTTTCAAAAG gCCAAAGAATCCTGGGAAATGGTCTTGAGTGAGAAACTAGAGCAAGCAGTTTTAGTCAAACAGAAAGGAACCCAGTACTTCAAG ACTGGGCGATACTACCAGGCTGTCATTCAGTATCAGCGTATTGTAACATGGCTTGAAATGGAGTGTGGAGTTGGAAAGGAGCAACAGCAGGCCATTCAGGACCTCCTGCTTGTGGCCAATTTAAACCTGGCTCTGTGTTACCTACGCTTGCGTGAATATTCTCAAGCTGTGGAAAGCTGTAACAAG GTGGTAGAGCTAGACTCTGCAAATGAGAAGGCACTGTATCGGCGTGGAGAGGCTCGCCTGTTGAAGAATGAATTCAGTCTGGCCCTTGTGGACTTCCGGCAAGTTCTGCATGTCAATCCCAGCAACCGTGCAGCCCGTTGCCAGATTGCGGTCTGCCAACGCAAGATACGTGAACACCATGAGCGTGATAAAAAGATCTATGCAAACATGTTCCAGAGGTTTgctgaacatgatgccaag GTAAACCGATTAAAAAGGACTAAAGAAGATTATGGAGTGCTTACTCAAAACTGCAAGCCTGTGAAGAGGCCACGAAGGAGTCAGGATGGCCCCTAA